One window of Psychrobacillus sp. FSL H8-0483 genomic DNA carries:
- a CDS encoding S8 family serine peptidase: MKKKQFTRLFSAFMVLTMIFALLAPMNAFANTDAKPFKQSVPRESTLQMKAAIAEQLVLTDSGPTLHKDLQGLSGDEEVAVIVHLSEKPVALEKGIKELAGKKFTSADASTVKSKVIAQQSFIIKEMQSKAVTFTQGYSFDTVLNGFAATVKADDLTKLLGIKGITLVEPDATVYAFEDSSESAPSKLEKDGQVDAAMNTSISFLGIERLWNEGIEGQGIKVAVLDTGIDADHPEFAGIYKGGKNFIPNSSVYTRTRSADDASETSPVERPAGTPEFNERGSAFYTSHGTHVAGTIAAIGANEYGIKGIAPKVDLYAYRVLGAYGSGSNSGIVKAIDTAVIEKMDVINLSLGGGSNSETDAGSFAINNAMMAGTISVLATGNDGPNRGTISPPATSRLGIAVGNTTNPEKMHNGKVNVTVGDYTLSKQLQLMGTTFGKDLATQLQGEFDVVAVPGNGEAKDYNGINVTGKVALISRGSIAFVDKIAHAKANGAVGTIIHNSQTGSNAPNESGVFLGDSFEFVPTFDMSYTDGVAIRAALVNGAGKVTFGNFASAKTIGDDVNDSSSRGPTTPNFDIKPDVSAPGTNIMSTIPMYKADFPDAVYGEAYDRKTGTSMATPHVTGIAALVKQANPDWNAFDVKVALSNTAKILDTTKYDVFAQGAGRVDAYAAAHPAALAYAIDEAVLDADGEIVENLKGTVTFGPQSLEEDITVTKEILVKDIKGIGGDYNVTVDVTKEFGNATVTVDKPSFTLDGEELLKVTLTASKSEATEAGDEILGYIHITPADETKTETSLSVDKTELNMKTGDKLQLNVIETTTPVESEYTEISLPFAADFGGAAVTEIKDMAITETDLSFDGDGVQDAAELTFRLTGEVGLHFVEVWDVMNPDGGEFGDGYLGYLYGNNSLGAGSWKLPINGIYQPWSGEPLTIIPDGLYTFDFNAYDDNLSDYVGPIVVKTTSPEITGTVTEGVVTGQVTDKYIEYNEELYLYGLEYDLNEKLNASYIATVDGEATAAVDFDLNQDGSFSFPVTAETEAVTVVIEDAAGNKGEQVIEGAFIQTEPATPEAPVTPEEGATPGEQVAPEVGATPEAPVTPEEGATPGEPVAPEEGTTPEEPTAPEEGTTPEVPATPAETVTPAEATTTPINENVELPKLTLVSQIDNSESNNNAVSYNNSASDGPARYGSFESETVKNVTKEATYIVGDEKVVSVSEGLVTAKAAGKTTITVKHGEDEVTVNVTVTAPPVDPGPGNPGSGNPGTSNPGTGTTGPTKPVDPKPTTPIKFTDVTGHWAESYIQKIAGLGFINGYADGTFKPNNHLTRAQAVSLIVRALGLKTDEVAPFNDIANYANETKSEIAAAYKYGIIKGDNGNFKPADKVTRAQLALMIERAYAHKTGKQYKASTIAPFSDLGNYSPETINAISMLYELKVVTGFEGKFMPSSPTTRAQAAKIFVIFSEGLK; encoded by the coding sequence TTGAAGAAGAAACAGTTTACTAGGTTATTTAGTGCATTCATGGTATTGACCATGATCTTCGCACTATTGGCTCCAATGAATGCGTTTGCGAACACAGATGCAAAACCGTTCAAACAAAGCGTTCCAAGAGAAAGCACGCTGCAAATGAAGGCAGCTATCGCTGAACAATTAGTATTGACGGACAGTGGACCAACACTTCACAAAGATCTACAAGGTTTGTCAGGAGATGAAGAGGTAGCGGTTATCGTTCATTTATCGGAGAAACCAGTAGCGCTTGAAAAAGGAATCAAAGAATTAGCAGGAAAAAAATTCACTAGTGCAGATGCAAGTACAGTGAAGTCAAAAGTGATTGCGCAGCAATCATTTATCATAAAAGAAATGCAATCAAAGGCAGTAACATTCACGCAAGGGTACTCCTTTGATACAGTTTTAAATGGCTTTGCAGCAACTGTAAAAGCCGACGATCTTACAAAATTACTTGGAATTAAAGGTATTACATTAGTAGAACCAGATGCGACAGTGTATGCATTTGAAGACTCAAGTGAATCAGCACCATCTAAACTTGAAAAAGATGGCCAAGTAGATGCTGCGATGAATACAAGCATTTCGTTCCTTGGAATTGAAAGACTTTGGAACGAGGGAATTGAAGGTCAAGGCATTAAAGTTGCAGTACTTGATACAGGAATCGATGCAGATCACCCAGAGTTTGCGGGAATTTATAAAGGTGGTAAGAACTTTATCCCGAACTCATCTGTCTATACAAGAACACGTTCGGCTGATGATGCATCGGAAACTTCTCCTGTAGAACGTCCAGCGGGAACTCCTGAGTTTAATGAAAGAGGAAGTGCATTCTATACTTCTCACGGTACGCATGTTGCAGGTACAATCGCAGCAATTGGCGCGAATGAATACGGCATTAAAGGGATTGCGCCTAAAGTTGATCTTTACGCTTATCGCGTGCTTGGAGCTTATGGAAGTGGATCTAATTCTGGTATCGTAAAAGCGATTGACACTGCTGTAATTGAAAAGATGGATGTTATCAACTTATCTCTAGGTGGAGGATCAAACTCTGAAACGGATGCAGGCTCCTTTGCGATCAACAACGCAATGATGGCGGGGACAATAAGTGTACTTGCAACTGGTAACGATGGACCTAATCGTGGAACAATATCTCCTCCGGCTACATCACGTTTAGGTATTGCAGTAGGGAACACAACAAACCCTGAGAAAATGCATAACGGTAAGGTAAATGTAACTGTCGGGGATTATACTCTTTCTAAACAACTACAATTGATGGGAACTACTTTTGGGAAAGACTTAGCAACACAACTTCAAGGTGAGTTTGACGTAGTTGCTGTTCCTGGAAACGGGGAAGCAAAAGATTATAATGGAATCAATGTGACTGGAAAAGTTGCTCTGATCTCTCGTGGTAGCATTGCATTTGTCGATAAAATTGCACATGCAAAAGCAAACGGAGCAGTAGGAACAATCATTCACAACTCTCAAACTGGATCCAATGCACCAAATGAATCTGGTGTGTTCCTAGGTGATTCATTTGAATTCGTTCCAACGTTCGATATGTCATACACAGACGGTGTCGCAATCCGTGCAGCATTAGTAAATGGGGCAGGAAAAGTTACTTTTGGTAATTTTGCTTCAGCAAAAACAATTGGTGATGATGTAAATGATTCAAGTTCACGTGGACCAACCACACCTAACTTTGACATCAAGCCAGATGTAAGTGCACCTGGTACGAACATTATGTCAACGATTCCAATGTACAAAGCAGACTTTCCAGATGCTGTTTACGGTGAAGCATATGACCGTAAAACGGGTACATCGATGGCTACACCGCATGTCACAGGGATCGCAGCACTTGTAAAACAAGCGAATCCTGATTGGAATGCTTTTGACGTAAAAGTAGCCCTTTCTAACACAGCGAAAATCCTTGATACAACGAAATACGATGTATTCGCACAGGGTGCAGGTCGTGTAGATGCATATGCAGCAGCTCATCCTGCGGCACTTGCATATGCAATTGACGAGGCTGTGCTAGATGCAGATGGTGAAATAGTTGAAAACTTAAAAGGGACTGTTACATTTGGTCCGCAATCTTTAGAGGAAGATATTACAGTTACAAAGGAAATACTAGTCAAAGATATTAAAGGTATCGGCGGAGATTATAACGTAACAGTAGATGTAACCAAAGAATTTGGCAATGCAACAGTAACTGTCGATAAACCATCCTTTACATTAGATGGAGAAGAATTGTTGAAAGTAACATTAACAGCTTCCAAATCAGAAGCTACAGAAGCTGGTGATGAAATTCTAGGATATATTCACATTACGCCAGCAGATGAAACTAAAACTGAAACCTCCCTTTCTGTAGATAAAACAGAATTGAACATGAAAACAGGTGACAAACTTCAACTGAATGTAATAGAAACAACAACACCAGTAGAAAGTGAATACACGGAAATTTCATTGCCATTTGCAGCAGACTTTGGTGGTGCAGCAGTAACTGAAATCAAAGATATGGCTATAACAGAAACAGACTTATCGTTTGATGGAGACGGTGTGCAAGATGCAGCTGAGCTGACATTTAGGTTGACAGGTGAGGTTGGACTTCACTTCGTCGAAGTTTGGGATGTCATGAATCCTGATGGTGGAGAATTTGGTGACGGCTATCTTGGTTACTTATATGGAAATAATTCACTAGGTGCGGGATCTTGGAAACTACCGATTAACGGTATATACCAGCCTTGGAGTGGAGAACCTCTAACAATTATTCCAGATGGTTTGTATACATTTGACTTCAATGCGTACGACGATAATCTTTCTGATTACGTGGGACCAATTGTCGTTAAAACTACTAGCCCAGAAATTACTGGTACGGTAACAGAAGGCGTGGTAACAGGGCAAGTAACAGACAAATATATCGAATACAATGAAGAATTATATTTATATGGTTTAGAGTACGATTTGAATGAAAAATTAAATGCATCGTATATTGCTACAGTAGATGGTGAAGCAACAGCAGCGGTTGACTTTGATTTGAATCAGGATGGAAGCTTCTCATTCCCAGTGACAGCTGAAACAGAAGCGGTAACAGTAGTAATTGAAGATGCAGCTGGTAACAAAGGGGAGCAAGTTATTGAAGGTGCATTCATACAAACTGAACCAGCAACACCAGAAGCACCAGTAACTCCTGAAGAAGGAGCAACACCAGGAGAGCAAGTAGCTCCAGAAGTAGGAGCAACACCAGAAGCACCAGTAACTCCTGAAGAAGGAGCAACACCAGGAGAGCCAGTAGCTCCAGAAGAAGGAACAACGCCAGAAGAACCAACAGCTCCTGAAGAAGGCACAACACCGGAAGTACCAGCAACACCGGCAGAAACAGTAACACCAGCAGAAGCAACAACAACTCCAATCAATGAAAATGTGGAGCTTCCTAAATTAACTCTTGTGTCGCAAATAGATAATTCAGAATCTAATAATAACGCTGTATCATACAATAATAGCGCGTCGGATGGACCAGCAAGATACGGTTCATTTGAGTCGGAAACTGTTAAGAACGTTACAAAAGAAGCAACGTATATAGTTGGGGATGAAAAAGTAGTTTCAGTGTCAGAAGGTTTAGTTACTGCCAAAGCAGCAGGTAAAACAACAATAACGGTTAAACACGGTGAAGATGAAGTAACCGTAAACGTTACAGTTACAGCTCCTCCAGTAGATCCAGGACCAGGAAACCCTGGATCAGGAAACCCAGGCACATCAAATCCGGGAACTGGTACAACAGGTCCAACTAAACCAGTAGACCCTAAACCAACAACACCTATTAAGTTTACAGATGTAACAGGGCATTGGGCAGAAAGCTATATTCAAAAAATTGCTGGATTAGGCTTCATAAATGGCTATGCAGATGGAACATTTAAACCGAACAATCATTTAACACGTGCACAAGCAGTTTCTTTGATTGTCCGTGCTTTGGGATTAAAAACAGATGAAGTCGCACCATTTAACGACATTGCTAATTATGCAAATGAAACAAAATCCGAAATTGCAGCGGCATATAAATATGGAATTATCAAAGGCGATAATGGTAACTTCAAGCCTGCTGATAAAGTTACTCGTGCACAATTAGCATTAATGATTGAACGTGCATATGCACACAAAACTGGCAAGCAATACAAAGCATCCACAATAGCTCCGTTTTCGGATTTAGGAAACTATAGTCCGGAAACAATAAATGCAATCTCTATGCTTTATGAGCTTAAAGTAGTTACAGGATTTGAAGGGAAATTTATGCCATCTAGTCCAACAACACGTGCACAAGCTGCAAAAATCTTTGTTATTTTTTCTGAAGGTTTAAAGTAA
- a CDS encoding TasA family protein: MGIKQKLAMGILTGGLAISMIGGGTYAYFNDVEVNNSKFAAGTLDINVAGNDAANAIIDVSNLKPGDHMLRTFKLNNTGSLDVSKVLLTSTYSVTDANGNNAGVDFGEHIKVKFLANEDKESAVIWETTLKELARTDVVDRDLLGAILGGERDGLKAGTSDDLTVVFEFVDQGDQNRFQGDSLQLKWSFDAKQTAGAWK; encoded by the coding sequence ATGGGTATCAAACAAAAGTTAGCAATGGGTATTTTAACAGGTGGATTAGCTATTAGTATGATCGGTGGAGGAACTTATGCTTATTTCAATGATGTAGAAGTAAATAACAGCAAATTTGCAGCAGGTACATTGGATATTAATGTTGCAGGTAATGATGCGGCAAATGCCATTATTGATGTGAGCAATTTAAAACCAGGTGACCATATGTTACGTACTTTTAAACTTAATAACACAGGCAGTCTGGATGTATCTAAAGTATTACTGACTTCAACATATAGTGTTACCGATGCAAACGGCAATAATGCAGGCGTAGATTTCGGTGAGCATATTAAGGTTAAATTCCTTGCTAATGAGGACAAAGAGTCAGCGGTTATTTGGGAAACTACTTTAAAAGAATTGGCTAGAACAGACGTTGTGGATAGAGATCTATTAGGAGCTATTCTTGGCGGAGAGAGAGATGGACTAAAAGCAGGTACATCTGATGATCTTACTGTAGTGTTTGAATTTGTTGATCAAGGGGATCAAAATAGATTCCAAGGGGATTCTTTACAGCTTAAATGGTCATTCGATGCAAAACAGACAGCAGGAGCATGGAAATAA
- a CDS encoding SipW-dependent-type signal peptide-containing protein, whose protein sequence is MKSNRSKRKERRRRYKKKKLDLFLCLKIALICYLAIFGVGYMSSDTSAYFSSQSEISQIITAGIWEVPEVLINGCGEEYTIGEVSSVGTKPNNEDNDGNSNVETENDALPGEEINVDHEDKDDNPIEESEKDVIASGEDEVDCGDKDDVPKEKDEKDAAEELLCEGKDENLVEVNEEDAATSVEVKTDCPKKDDEPNNEIEKEKAPEDIETIEPIIEKQDELKEGDIETEKENADKTDVVDSKEDEPQKSNEESPKQPEAKDESVNESKEKNPTEKDSAKDETSESSSNTKKDDEINDAVKQEKNIEKAEGDTNEI, encoded by the coding sequence TTGAAAAGCAATCGTAGCAAGCGTAAGGAGCGTAGGCGCAGGTATAAGAAAAAGAAACTTGACCTTTTCCTGTGTTTAAAAATTGCCCTCATTTGTTACTTAGCCATTTTTGGCGTCGGTTATATGTCATCTGACACATCCGCATATTTCAGTAGCCAGTCGGAGATCTCACAGATAATTACTGCCGGTATATGGGAAGTGCCGGAAGTTCTTATTAATGGATGTGGCGAGGAATACACAATCGGTGAGGTATCGAGCGTGGGAACCAAACCTAACAATGAGGACAATGATGGAAATTCTAATGTAGAAACCGAAAATGATGCATTACCGGGTGAGGAAATCAATGTCGACCACGAAGACAAAGATGATAATCCTATAGAAGAAAGCGAAAAGGATGTAATAGCAAGCGGGGAAGATGAGGTTGACTGTGGAGACAAAGATGACGTGCCTAAGGAAAAAGATGAAAAGGATGCTGCAGAAGAGCTATTATGCGAGGGCAAAGATGAAAACCTTGTAGAAGTAAATGAAGAGGATGCCGCTACAAGCGTGGAAGTCAAGACCGACTGCCCGAAAAAAGATGACGAGCCTAATAATGAAATTGAAAAAGAAAAAGCGCCAGAAGATATAGAAACGATTGAACCGATTATAGAGAAACAAGATGAATTAAAAGAGGGAGATATTGAAACAGAGAAAGAAAATGCGGATAAAACAGATGTGGTTGATAGCAAAGAGGATGAGCCACAGAAATCTAACGAGGAAAGTCCAAAACAACCGGAAGCCAAGGATGAATCTGTAAACGAATCGAAAGAAAAGAACCCAACAGAAAAGGACTCCGCAAAAGATGAAACTTCAGAAAGTAGTAGCAACACAAAGAAAGATGATGAAATAAACGACGCAGTAAAACAAGAAAAAAACATAGAAAAAGCAGAGGGGGATACAAATGAGATATAA
- a CDS encoding signal peptidase I — protein sequence MRYKMKAKNQKIKKWVNNIVTGILMILLITVATVVVISKASGGEPEFFGYQLKTVLSGSMEPGIQTGSIVALKSAVVKTGFEKGDVITFQTEEDILITHRITEVVRTGDSVLYRTKGDNNNAEDMNPVLSDNVVAKYTGFTVPYVGYFINFSQSKNGALLLLIPGFLLLIYSAFTIWKVLSVIELRPKKQVDIVGEDSGKSTT from the coding sequence ATGAGATATAAAATGAAAGCAAAAAATCAAAAGATAAAAAAGTGGGTAAATAACATTGTAACCGGCATATTAATGATTCTGTTGATCACGGTAGCTACCGTAGTTGTTATATCGAAAGCCTCCGGCGGAGAACCAGAGTTTTTCGGTTACCAGTTAAAAACCGTTCTATCGGGATCGATGGAGCCAGGAATTCAAACAGGCTCAATCGTCGCTCTCAAGTCTGCTGTAGTTAAAACTGGCTTCGAAAAAGGCGATGTCATTACATTTCAGACAGAAGAAGACATTTTGATTACACACAGAATCACAGAGGTAGTCAGAACTGGTGACTCCGTACTTTACCGTACAAAAGGCGATAACAACAATGCGGAGGACATGAATCCGGTTCTTTCTGACAATGTGGTAGCAAAATACACGGGTTTCACAGTGCCTTACGTTGGATACTTCATTAATTTTTCTCAGTCTAAAAATGGCGCATTACTACTGTTGATACCTGGATTCCTGTTGCTTATCTACTCCGCATTTACAATTTGGAAAGTACTATCTGTAATTGAATTGCGCCCGAAAAAACAAGTAGACATAGTAGGCGAAGATAGCGGGAAAAGTACTACCTGA
- a CDS encoding ATP-binding protein, whose product MHWTSQVYSFIEKNPSSKPHLVLVYRYISLILTSCFFLLGPPQSPFVFKVGLVVSLGVAAWILTDLQRKYVGNSKVLKTIVLTETIGLTLLLIPTGGIESPFIWYALNPVLAAASFLTPLFCWGVLTFYLSSATFIASSLFRIDNMVTILEENSYIYLVCLLITLLASLFLGLTKELDAKATELMLVNKKLSESNEMYENTLEHIMSLYHLMDNFSADKNPEKLTTDITSSLINCTQKESAFFWLIDLHKQKSYLANTTSILNMEEELKKDWHNISQKKESFMDKIHDEYFWMKVIRTSKNVGVVGINVSSFSEVRDTFLLNRTFEFIAELSEIMLERIHMDKMMDQLIIIEEQNRIANEIHDSVSQKLFGIVYSLHSLQNKSRNISKEELNREYQFLSKIANSTIKELRAAIYRLSSVKKGDKPFLVLLKNYLEEYAKLNDVRIDYQIEGDESFIPHDLKTGLYRVICEACGNAVRHGKCHVMEIRVSLLEEKTLVVIQDDGIGINLHKQEEKKEKGIGLFNMKSIVNSFNGTFSIEGIPGMGTKIQIDIPHVKMLKKQEVLG is encoded by the coding sequence ATGCACTGGACTAGTCAAGTTTATTCTTTCATAGAAAAGAATCCTTCCAGCAAACCGCATCTGGTGCTTGTTTATCGATATATTTCACTTATCTTAACTTCTTGCTTTTTTTTGTTAGGACCGCCCCAATCGCCATTTGTTTTTAAAGTCGGGTTGGTTGTATCACTTGGTGTAGCAGCTTGGATCTTAACGGACTTACAAAGAAAATATGTAGGGAATAGTAAGGTATTAAAAACGATTGTCTTAACCGAAACAATTGGTTTGACTTTATTACTCATCCCTACAGGTGGTATTGAAAGTCCGTTTATATGGTATGCGCTGAATCCTGTATTGGCAGCTGCAAGTTTTCTAACGCCTTTGTTCTGTTGGGGAGTATTGACCTTCTATCTAAGTAGTGCGACTTTCATTGCTTCTTCTCTATTCCGCATAGACAATATGGTAACGATTTTAGAAGAAAATTCTTATATTTATTTAGTCTGTTTATTAATTACATTGCTTGCAAGTTTGTTTTTGGGTCTAACGAAGGAGCTAGATGCAAAAGCTACTGAACTAATGCTCGTAAATAAAAAACTGTCGGAATCAAATGAAATGTATGAGAATACGTTAGAGCATATCATGTCTTTGTATCACTTAATGGATAACTTTTCAGCCGATAAAAACCCTGAAAAGTTAACAACAGATATCACATCTTCTTTAATTAATTGTACGCAAAAAGAATCTGCATTCTTTTGGTTAATAGATCTCCATAAACAGAAAAGCTATTTAGCAAATACAACGAGTATTCTAAACATGGAAGAGGAACTTAAGAAAGACTGGCACAATATTAGCCAAAAGAAAGAATCATTTATGGACAAGATTCACGATGAATACTTTTGGATGAAAGTAATTAGAACTTCTAAAAATGTTGGTGTTGTAGGAATTAATGTCAGCAGTTTCAGTGAAGTAAGAGATACTTTCTTATTAAACCGGACATTTGAGTTTATCGCAGAGCTCAGTGAAATCATGCTCGAGAGAATTCATATGGATAAAATGATGGATCAGCTAATCATTATTGAAGAGCAAAATCGTATAGCCAATGAAATACATGACAGTGTTTCTCAGAAACTATTTGGAATCGTCTACTCATTGCACAGCTTACAGAATAAAAGTCGGAATATTTCGAAAGAAGAGTTAAATAGAGAGTATCAATTTCTATCAAAGATAGCGAATTCGACCATAAAAGAACTAAGAGCAGCTATTTACCGACTAAGCTCAGTAAAAAAAGGAGATAAACCATTTCTGGTACTCCTAAAAAATTATTTAGAAGAGTATGCCAAGCTGAATGACGTGAGAATTGACTATCAAATAGAGGGAGATGAATCCTTCATTCCTCACGATCTAAAAACTGGACTCTATCGGGTCATTTGCGAGGCATGTGGAAATGCAGTTAGACACGGGAAATGTCATGTGATGGAAATAAGAGTTTCTTTACTAGAAGAGAAGACATTAGTAGTAATCCAAGACGACGGGATTGGAATTAATTTGCATAAACAGGAAGAAAAGAAGGAAAAAGGAATAGGCCTCTTTAATATGAAAAGTATTGTAAATTCGTTTAATGGAACATTCTCGATAGAAGGGATACCAGGTATGGGAACAAAAATACAAATTGATATTCCACATGTAAAAATGCTAAAAAAACAAGAGGTGCTAGGATAA
- a CDS encoding response regulator transcription factor, translated as MKVVIIDDHPLIRKGLKSLFSLDGSMEVLGEATNSRDALNLLNMVKPDIAIVDLRLGEESGLELIKEAIRKGIVCKFVVLTSSAEEEDFKLAKEIGVDGYLLKEALPEELLHALSMISKGRKYYDPGVLDLVMKSNTSLQDDEHIEQLTPKEKEILIELGKGHSNKEISKTLYITEFTVKKHVSQVFAKLGLADRTQAALYANAKGLVKYVINS; from the coding sequence ATGAAAGTAGTTATTATTGATGATCATCCTTTAATAAGAAAAGGTCTAAAATCATTATTTTCGTTAGATGGATCAATGGAGGTACTTGGTGAGGCAACGAATAGTAGGGATGCCTTAAATCTTTTAAACATGGTCAAACCTGATATTGCGATAGTGGACCTTCGATTAGGGGAAGAGTCAGGCCTAGAACTTATAAAAGAGGCAATTCGAAAAGGAATCGTGTGCAAATTTGTTGTGCTAACTTCATCAGCAGAAGAAGAAGACTTTAAGCTAGCAAAAGAAATAGGAGTAGACGGTTACTTGTTGAAGGAAGCCCTTCCGGAGGAACTTTTACATGCTCTATCCATGATTAGCAAAGGAAGAAAATATTACGATCCAGGAGTACTCGATTTAGTGATGAAATCAAACACATCTCTCCAAGATGATGAGCATATCGAACAGTTAACCCCAAAAGAGAAGGAAATACTAATAGAACTAGGCAAAGGTCATTCCAACAAGGAAATCTCCAAGACCTTATATATCACCGAATTCACCGTGAAAAAACACGTAAGCCAAGTATTCGCAAAACTAGGTCTAGCCGACAGAACCCAAGCAGCCTTATACGCCAACGCAAAAGGTTTAGTCAAGTACGTCATAAACTCATAA